The Linepithema humile isolate Giens D197 chromosome 2, Lhum_UNIL_v1.0, whole genome shotgun sequence genome has a segment encoding these proteins:
- the pbl gene encoding protein ECT2 isoform X10 gives MEEQSVHGSIGDINSAEAAKTLIIPRKKRICLVGTVCDDPALNVAAQQFKVSVLKSETGTEYIEDTTYNTYFILKQFEGSEYDTLCKSAHRVLGPTALLQLAEKKESLPSIKRPMYTQAMVGTVVVFSGFRAREDELRKLANMILNMGGSIRKEMGIKVTHLIANHCSGEKYRYADTFGLPIMSVEWVIALWNAKDDVSSYANSEELITTYKLKPFYGAKVCFSGFPEEEKKHMCEILEQQGGEATEIDDPYCTHVVVDESNVNVLPNLVSVSAFIVKTGWFWTSVQNEAAADEKEYLFEHYLEAVLSPTASGRRDSQQIVLQNVTLPKHPCWLGGPLSNLLQNGADSPASVSGSFLDCTASPDKQLLDEVEAVATESVRENLSQRHQVFLELVETEANYVGILNTIMTLFKLPLENLIGKSGKELLNSTEVKIIFGNFPPIYDVHRQLLEALRYSAAHWTEDISIGNIFLKFEPDLVKAYPPYVNFFENTKQMLEECDQNKPRFHAFLKNCQTIPECGRQSLKELLIKPVQRLPSISLLLNDILKHTDENNPDYGALAASICCIKKVMTYINEDKRKTERQLAMFDIFNEIDNCPPHLVSSHRSFISKCDVMEVTEGLSGRGDHLVLFLFTDTLEICKKRSKAFNSLKSPNTINGLQSSKLSQGKPYKHIKMLSLSTIRKVVDIRETDECHKVFALVVRGAQELKEKLFSFVITDEEVNKTNYLQTLCRQMALAVRVADADTLLIRYDSHQLEVGTSDVASGTLKKTIKSLFHNFYLEYMDPYVFLLNSMCETTLHVPLPFASRTRARVGRAFSFNKTPSKLNRAMSTIMSPFGTAHNLAPTNQQIAQMRLGSCNNISELDNGGSSSPNRDDVLVAPMSDQPTRKALSMASLRRL, from the exons ATGGAAGAGCAAAGCGTTCACGGCAGTATCGGCGATATAAATAGTGCGGAGGCGGCCAAAA CCTTAATAATACCACGCAAAAAGAGGATATGCTTAGTTGGCACAGTCTGCGATGATCCTGCACTTAATGTTGCTGCTCAGCAATTTAAAGTATCTGTACTTAAGTCTGAGACTGGCACAGAGTATATTGAAGATACTACCTACAATACGTACTTCATACTCAAACAATTTGAAGGATCCGAGTATGACACTTTATGCAAGAGTGCTCATAG aGTACTGGGACCTACAGCTTTGCTACAACTGGCAGAGAAGAAAGAATCTCTGCCTAGCATTAAAAGACCAATGTATACACAAGCTATGGTAGGCACAGTAGTGGTTTTTAGTGGTTTTCGAGCTAGGGAGGATGAACTG CGCAAGTTAGCTAACATGATTCTAAATATGGGAGGTAGCATCCGAAAAGAAATGGGTATTAAAGTGACGCATCTAATTGCAAATCATTGCAGTGGAGAGAAGTATAGATACGCTGACACATTTGGATTACCCATTATGTCAGTGGAGTGGGTGATAGCATTGTGGAATGCCAAAGATGATGTTTCCAGTTATGCAAACAGTGAAGAATTA ATAACTACTTATAAGCTAAAACCATTTTACGGAGCAAAAGTATGTTTTTCTGGCTTTcccgaagaagagaaaaaacataTGTGTGAGATCTTGGAGCAACAAGGTGGTGAAGCTACTGAAATCGATGATCCATATTGTACTCATGTG GTTGTAGATGAATCCAATGTAAACGTATTACCTAATTTGGTCTCAGTATCGGCTTTCATAGTAAAGACCGGATGGTTTTGGACATCTGTACAGAATGAAGCAGCAGCTGATGAGAAAGAATATCTGTTTGAACAT TATCTAGAAGCGGTTCTGTCTCCTACTGCATCTGGTAGAAGAGACAGTCAACAGATTGTACTTCAAAATGTAACGTTGCCCAAACATCCCTGTTGGTTGGGCGGTCCATTGtctaatttattgcaaaatggaGCGGACTCGCCAGCCAGTGTCAGTGGAAGCTTCCTAGATTGCACAGCAAGTCCAGATAAACAATTACTAGATG AGGTAGAAGCTGTTGCTACAGAAAGTGTTAGAGAAAATTTGTCGCAACGGCATCAAGTATTTCTCGAGTTAGTAGAGACAGAAGCGAATTATGTCGGCATTCTCAACACAATTATGACG ctATTTAAACTACCATTGGAAAACCTTATAGGAAAGAGTGGGAAAGAATTGTTAAACAGTAcagaagtaaaaattatatttggtAACTTTCCACCTATCTATGACGTTCATAGACAGTTGTTAGAAGCCCTGCGTTATAGCGCCGCTCACTGGACAGAAGATATTAGTATCGGCAACATATTTCTGAAATTCGAACCAGATTTGGTTAAAGCATATCCCCCATACGTTAACTTTTTCGAAAACACAAAACAGATGTTGGAGGAGTGTGATCAAAATAAACCACGATTTCACGCCTTTTTGAAGAATTGTCAGACGATACCAGAATGCGGTAGACAAAGTTTAAAAGAACTGTTGATTAAACCAGTACAAAGGTTACCCAgtattagtttattattaaatg ATATTCTTAAACATACCGACGAAAATAATCCAGACTATGGCGCGCTGGCAGCTTCTATTTGCTGTATTAAGAAAGTTATGACGTACATAAATGAAGACAAAAGGAAAACGGAACGCCAGTTAGCAATGTTCGATATCTTCAATGAAATTGATAATTGCCCACCGCATTTAGTTTCTTCGCATAGGTCGTTTATTAGCAAATGTGACGTAATGGAAGTTACGGAGGGTCTTAGTGGACGGGGTGATCATTTAGTGTTGTTTCTATTCACCGATACTCTTGAAATATGCAAGAAAAGATCGAAAGCTTTTAACTCGTTGAAGAGCCCTAACACGATAAATGGTTTGCAATCGAGTAAACTAAGTCAAGGAAAGCCATATAAACATATCAAAATGTTGTCGCTTAGTACTATACGAAAAGTCGTGGACATACGAGAAACTGAcg AATGTCACAAAGTGTTTGCACTCGTAGTACGAGGCGCTCAAGAActgaaagaaaagttattttcGTTTGTAATTACGGATGAAGAAgtaaacaaaacaaattactTGCAGACCTTGTGTAGACAAATGGCTCTTGCCGTTCGTGTAGCCGATGCT GACACATTACTCATTCGATATGATTCTCATCAGCTTGAAGTTGGTACCAGCGATGTAGCATCAGGAAcattaaagaaaacaattaa GAGcctatttcataatttttacctGGAGTATATGGACCCGTATGTGTTCCTACTCAATAGCATGTGTGAAACCACGTTACATGTCCCACTACC GTTTGCATCTCGTACAAGAGCGAGAGTTGGCCGAGCGTtcagttttaataaaacaccAAGTAAATTAAACAGAGCGATGTCTACAATTATGTCGCCATTTGGAACAGCGCATAATCTTGCTCCAACAAACCAACAAATAGCTCAAATGCGGCTAGGTAGCTGCAACAATATCAGT GAGCTGGATAATGGTGGTTCAAGTTCTCCAAATAGAGATGATGTTCTAGTAGCACCGATGTCGGATCAACCGACGCGAAAGGCCCTCAGTATGGCTTCGCTGCGAAGGTTATAA